The Euphorbia lathyris chromosome 2, ddEupLath1.1, whole genome shotgun sequence genome includes a window with the following:
- the LOC136216478 gene encoding 10 kDa chaperonin 1, chloroplastic-like, translating to MASAFLTLSNPFCVKNTTSFSQHRLVGGLSRNSVRINAIGKKWEPTKVVPQADRVLIRLEQLPEKSSGGVLLPKSAVKFERYLMGEVLSVGNEVSDVEAGKKVLFSDINAYEVDLGTDAKHCFCKAGELLAVVE from the exons ATGGCGTCTGCATTTCTTACACTGTCGAACCCCTTTTGCGTTAAGAACACCACTTCTTTCTCTCAACACAGACTTGTCG GAGGATTAAGCAGAAATTCCGTCAGAATCAACGCAATCGGCAAAAAATGGGAACCTACAAAG GTTGTTCCCCAAGCTGACAGAGTTCTTATCCGGCTTGAGCAGCTACCTGAG AAATCAAGTGGTGGAGTTTTGTTACCCAAATCAGCTGTGAAGTTTGAGCGATACCTGATGGGCGAG GTGCTCTCTGTTGGTAACGAGGTTTCAGACGTGGAAGCTGGAAAGAAG GTTCTTTTCTCGGACATAAATGCATATGAG GTTGATTTAGGAACAGATGCCAAGCACTGCTTTTGCAAAGCTGGGGAGTTGTTGGCTGTTGTTGAGTGA
- the LOC136216758 gene encoding protein TRIGALACTOSYLDIACYLGLYCEROL 4, chloroplastic — protein sequence MANLRTAMDSAFWDQSISSPQTLDGSAHSIPGQPFPLDVTRASRALRIQQLSLLSNGFPFGIIPSYSPNFNNQKQECGSFSLQSVLVRLAASNCWLALVGQFRPKKLISSIKSEFSNAEALDFSVFRDAAKHILDKSLYSIGLTSEFSPTPSSSVLLSTERHGDKKKPRHKMMFYHQLPSHDITLEAAWPELFIDHKGGYWDVPQSISLDMSSLVTDSGFRYRFGVHRNGGHPDSISAESDEPPSSLMPGLCGKAAFSYENAKDFWRMKQNKKEAMQRTDKGWAWHPSYDVRLSEPHAAISGIIGGSCAAWFGGRGSPASEDGDISASARKRSPLQADLFGSICCTYQRGEFKKAYGDLSRVDARLDIPSALALTKRALSAFQSSVSNAEDPVSSPRLNFILQQQVAGPIVVRVDSRVLLGSSSKHKGAHLEDVIYTLSYSLRLLRSGKVVAWYSPKRNEGMIELRLFEF from the exons ATGGCCAATCTCAGGACGGCAATGGACTCTGCATTTTGGGACCAGTCAATATCTTCTCCACAAACCCTAGACGGCTCCGCACATTCGATTCCCGGTCAGCCATTCCCTCTGGACGTCACTCGAGCTAGCCGAGCCCTTAGGATTCAACAACTTTCTCTCTTGTCAAATGGATTTCCGTTTGGTATCATTCCTTCTTACTCTCCCAATTTTAACAACCAGAAGCAAGAATGTGGCTCTTTCTCTCTTCAATCTGTCTTGGTTAGACTTGCTGCCTCGAACTG TTGGCTTGCATTAGTTGGGCAGTTCCGACCAAAGAAGTTGATTTCTTCCATTAAATCAGAATTTTCAAATGCTGAGGCACTTGATTTCTCTGTATTTAGAGATGCAGCAAAACATATTCTAGACAAGTCACTTTACTCTATTGGTTTAACCTCGGAGTTTTCTCCAACTCCCTCATCATCTGTGTTGCTAAGCACAGAACGACATGGTGACAAGAAGAAACCTCGACATAAAATGATGTTCTATCATCAG CTTCCTTCTCATGATATTACTTTGGAGGCTGCTTGGCCTGAGCTATTTATAGACCACAAAGGAGGATACTGGGATGTTCCTCAGTCAATATCATTGGACATGTCTTCCCTAGTTACTGACTCTGGCTTCCGGTACCGTTTCGGTGTACACAGAAATGGCGGCCATCCGGACTCTATCAGTGCAGAAAGTGATGAGCCGCCTTCTTCCTTGATGCCTGGATTGTGCGGAAAGGCAGCCTTTTCTTATGAGAATGCTAAGGATTTTTGGAGGATGAAACAGAATAAGAAGGAAGCAATGCAGAGGACGGATAAAGGTTGGGCATGGCATCCTTCATACGATGTTCGCCTCAGCGAACCTCATGCAGCAATATCCGGAATTATTG GTGGTAGCTGTGCAGCATGGTTCGGGGGCCGGGGGAGTCCAGCATCCGAGGACGGGGATATCTCAGCAAGTGCAAGGAAGCGAAGTCCATTACAAGCAGATTTATTTGGGTCAATATGCTGTACTTACCAACGCGGGGAGTTTAAAAAGGCATATGGTGATCTAAGTAGAGTAGACGCCCGTCTAGATATTCCCTCGGCTTTAGCTCTTACCAAAAGAGCGCTCAGCGCTTTCCAGTCATCGGTTAGCAATGCAGAAGATCCGGTGTCATCTCCCAGGCTGAATTTCATCCTCCAACAGCAG GTTGCTGGTCCGATTGTTGTTCGGGTTGATTCACGGGTTTTACTGGGTTCATCATCAAAGCATAAAGGAGCTCATTTGGAGGATGTTATATACACATTGAGTTACTCATTGAGGCTTCTAAGGTCTGGGAAAGTTGTTGCTTGGTATTCTCCTAAAAGGAATGAAGGAATGATTGAGTTGAGATTGTTTGAATTCTAG